The sequence TCTTACTTGGGCATTTGGTTCTGTCTGATCCCAAATTGTTGCTAAGGGGGAAAACAACAGGATGGTATATATTTCTTCTGGCCAGACTGAGATATAAAATAGCCTCGGATATAATGCAAAGAGAGgcttctatatatatataaataagttTAGTGTGTTGCCATCTTCACAGTAGACATTCACAGTGTCTTGTGCCTTTTAATTTCATAACATTTATTGGATCAGAAGGTAGATTCGTCTCAGTGTTTGCATTTTATTCTGCAAAAGGTCAAAATTGTCAGGAAAGATGTATTTTGCAATGAGAGGTGAGTACTTTCTACCAAAGAAAAAtagccacaatggaaaaggcaggaggcagaaggatttaaattattttaacttCAGCCATTCCAAGGCAAAGTGCATGTTGTAATGTGATTGGTGTGTCACAGGACTTTCTTACCTCTTGGCTCATTCTGAGGGCAAAGCACTAATGAAAAACTGGGATCCACTGGAGTTTTTCCTTGGGCAGAAGGATTTCTGGCCATGGAAATTTCTCACCACCACCCCTGTGATGGCCTGAAATTCTCACTGAAATCCACTTCCTGTGTTTATGTGCgcgcgtatgtgtgtgtgtgtgtccttctATCTTAGAATATAAAAGGAGGATCATCAAACCACAGATATACAGAAAAGGGCTCTATGGTGTATCTCCAGGAATTACTCTTCCATAGGAACTCACCAGTTTTATTCAGCATTGCTTTTTGAGGGATGTGATTCCAAAGCTTGGACCTACACTGATAAATATAGGCTGGATAGTTGCTTTATACCTGGGCATGGATGTTAGTATTTGTATCTGGGTTTCTCTAAAACaggagtaatcaacctgtggtcctcaagatgttcatggactacagtacaGGTGCTATATCTTTCCAGCAGCTAATACCAGACTGGCCTAACACCTGTATTTTGTAGCACTTGACTCTTCTGGGTCATCTTAAAGGATTGCCTTGCTGAGAGTGAATTATTGTCAAATATATTTGATATTTTCAAGAAGTTAATAGTTAAAGGTCAGTAAGGAGTGACTTCATGTCAAAACAACACAGTCCCTATTATCAGCCAGTTTCAAGACATTTGAAATATatcttgaatataaatgtataggGAAGTCGATCTTGTGCAGAAATATCTTCTACTTATGAGATGTAAAGTAGGTTTTCTCTCTATACTCTGATCTATTGTCTATTTGTTAAAAGTTACAGTGAGTAGTTATTAGCTATTAAATCTGAAGTCTAAAATATGGAATACAAATGTACACTGACAGAAGAACCATTGCATTTTATAGACAGTGTTTTACAAACTATAATGAGGCAGGTGTTTGGGAGAAGTGATCTGTTTTATACATTCTGtgctaattatttttatatacaccATGGAGTAATACGATACCTTTTCCCTTTCTGTATCCCCTTTATACCTTTACTTTGtttcctaattaaaaaaaaaacatagtccCAGCTGCATATGAAcaccttttattttattgattggtttattttattgattggtttattttacatttattcatCCTCCcttggggctcagggtggtttacataaagacTTAGtggaacaggaacagtacagagaaatgagtggctataaataacaataatagtaaacagtaataacaatacaaCTCTAATATGTAGCACAATGGAACAGTAGTGAAAAGAAGATCATTGCAGCATGCTGAGGGCCCGTGGTTGGATGGTTCAGATGATGATTTacatgggagggaggctgaggggcagaggaagggatggttctggtttacctcaaccaaatgccttacCCTTACAGAATATCTTGTCCTTTTTACACATGTTAAACAAGCAAGTGTCCTGCATCAGCCATCAGGCTATTGTGCAGGATTGTGCCAGGAGCTTAATAGAACTGGTCTGCTTGAAGCTGGAGAGATGCTATAACATCAGGCAAGGCTGTGAGTTTGGCCAGGGAAGGGTAGGAGGATGTAGGTGTGCTTGGTTTTATCTTATAGATTGTGGTGGCCATGGTTTTTCAATGCCTTTCAGGTAGCCAAATAGAAAAAATGTCAGGATTTATCATTACGTGTGTCAATGCAGGTTCATGACACTGAAAAGAGGAAAAGATGCAATGTTTACCAGGGTTTATCGATCCTGAAGTTGTATAGATTTCACAAGAATTCCGCTATGACTTCTCACCAAAATAACTTTTTAAGAAGAACCCTATTTGAAAACAAcagtaacagtaaaaaaaaaaatcttaatacaAAAGTCAGCCAGGGAGTCTATGAACTGGCATGAGTCTGAAAGGTGTGATCATTCATTTTTCTAGGGAGGAATTCACGGCTATGTAGCTGCAACAAATGCAGTTCTCCTTAGCAGAAAGCAGGTGGCGTAAACGTACAAAGGAAACCTCTcaaaaaaacacccccaaacGATGCTTTTCTCTCAGCAATTCAGTTGTGCTTTGTTgggagcttttttaaaaaataaattggacTGAGGTGACGTCAGTATGGCAGTGGAAAGTCAGGTGATGTACACTATAAGCAGAGGGAGCTGTCCGGGTGCTGAAAACAGTCCACAAACTCGCAGCTGACAGATAACCAAGAGGATGCTTTAGGAGGCTTCTGCACACAGGTAAGCAGATTTGTTTCTTTTCAAACTGCCTAAGGGAAGACCAGATGTGTGTTTGCCCTATAGTCAGCTTCTAGCACGAAGACCAGGCTAAAGCAACAAAACTAGATCATTAGGAACTGTCTGAAAATGCAACCAGATGCACTTCAGTCAGCGCAGTAACATTATGTTGTTGTGGGTCGTGAAATCTTTCCTCCTCTGCTTATGACCTGATTATAGATactaaatgagagagagagaaaaaaacagagggAAATGCTGCTTATTCACAACACCAATGCCAACAAATTAAACTGTGACTACATAATGAAAGAGGAGACCAGCAGTTTCAGTTGTTCTTAGTTCATCATCAACATGTGTTTATGAAACATTCGTCTTTATGACCAGCATCAatgtaattcattttaaaaaataaaaccacacAGACCTAGATTTGATCTTGGTAGCATTTTGGTTTTCTTGGGACGGGGATATGACTTTTAAAGAAGCAAATATTCCCATTCTATTCAAATTAAGACAGTAAGTATCCAAGTCAGATGCTTTGGATGAATGCATATTACTTAAGGGAAACTGTTGATGAACTGTTGCACAACTGATCAAATTTCATTTCTGAAAACTCCTGTCCAGATTTTGAAAAATTTGCCATTTGGTCCAATGACAATGAATTTCTGTCCCATGATCTCTACATGAGTTATTCACTAAGAATAATGGTGTTTTAGTAAGTAGTTATTTGTAAACAGAGTGATTGAATCTGAGTACAATGCGAATCCACGGGAAGTAGTGAAATGGGAAATAATGCAGCTACCATGGAAACAAATAGTCTTCTTTATCTTCACTTGCTTAAATTAAAAGTACAGCTAGAAATAAATCACATAATGGATCACAGAAgcaaattacattttttaaaatattaattttcagtgatttttttttcatatttggaGCTTGCAGTTATGTTTGGTCTGGAAGCTAGAAAAaagtgattttgtttttaaatattcaaaGTTCTGTAATCTAGTATCACTGCACAAAAAGATATAATCCATAACAATATtggaaagaaatgaagaaaagaaacaatGCAAAGAAACTGCTCTTTACTGGCTAAATCCTTGTCAGACCCTCTAATTCAAATGCCTTATGTATATATATGTTGCACAATTTTAATTTCATCTGCAAAGCTTTACTTTGTACAGTTCATAAGTACAAGAAATCTGCTTTTCTGTAATGTAGTCAGGAGGATCTGGTGACAGACAGGGTTGGAATCTTTTCTGTAACCCATGAAAGGCATTCCCCCATTCTTTTAAGGGCCTTCATAAAAGGGACTCTTACTCAGTGTTTTGCAGTGTTTTGGAATCAatgttttctctgcatccttcATAGAGAATTAACAAATTATTAGTTAGAGCACGGTGATAGTCAAAGGGCTCATTTGTTGCATAGTTGGAGGGGAATGAGGCGATACAGTGGCACAAAACACTACTTTAATTACCTCAGTATGTGAAATTATTTCATACTGCTTTGCAAAAAAGCCCTTATTTGCTTGAAAGGCATGACAAGTCTGCTGTAATTTTCTACTCCAAGTAGTGGGCGTGGGCTAGCGTCGGGGATTTTTCTACTACAGGAATCACTGCCATTCAAAGAGAATATTTCACAAAGCGCAAAAGGAGAGGGGGCAATCAGTGAACTGAAAAAGGTGAATTGTTTTCTCTTGGGCGTAGTTTTTGTGGGttgtggttggttggttgattaaAAGAGAGTTCTTTGGAAACAGTAGATTTCCTTGGAGTGAGATTTCAGTTTGGAAGGGGGATTTAGTCTGTCTCTGATTGTGGCAATTTCAATAAATAGCTTTCTGAACACTGAACATTTTGTGTATgcttgtgtgtttgagagagagagagagagagaaagagagagggaaagaggcacagaaaaagagaaagagagtagAAAGAGTATATTTTGACAGTAAAAGAACAGTATAGACCATGCCTTTATCTCAGCTTTAATTTGGACCAGCTTTACTCTCTGCTTTCAGTGTCCTTACTGTCTTCAGGAATGTATGAAACAGAAGGAGATGAAACAGCGCTGTAAGGGCAAGGATTTGTAACTCTGAGTAACAGCATAGTGCTTTCCCTTCATTAAAGAATCATTACAGAAAATGCCCACATATTACTGATTCAGATGAAACTAATTCTTATTCTGAGGTTTAATCAGAAATGAGTTCCATTAGCAATTTCTAGAAATTCACCAGCCTTCCAGTTCATATTCAATGAACTACGTAGCTGATGATCCACTCCTACAGATGTTACTGTGTGCCACAGAGTATATGAAACTccaaataaattaacaaacatTTGACCAGTCAtgagacatcatagtgagggttggtatacaaattgaatgaatgaatgaataaataaatgctcatTGCAATAATGATCTTCACAAGTGACTATATAGATATACTTCTCTTTGAAAACAACCTTGCCACTCTTTCACAAAGATGAGAGATGGCCAAATAACACGGCCACAATGTTGCAAAGAAGGTCACTTAAATAATGGAAATAAGTGGGTTTGAGCACGATTAGCTTGGTACTGTCCTATATTTTGACAGATTTTGCACAGTTGCTTGTTTAAATCCTtggaggcaaaaagaaaaaaaaagattcagtcaAAGCATGTAACTTGCATATAATTGTGAGTAGCATTTTCAAAAGCCCTGTTTCCAGAAATGATCACCTTTAAGCCTCTTTAACTAACAGTTGTGAGGTTCCTGCAGATGGGTTTTCTCTCCCTCACAATATTTCTAAAATGCAGCTTGTTATGCCTATTAGCCAACCATAATTAATAGAAACTATAAACTTCAAACTATGTTTTAACATAGCCTGATCAACTCCTCTCATTTTAGTAATCTGTTTCAATCCAATCCTTTTCTGCAAAGCTATGTCTCATTCAGCTGAGTGAATTAGCAGCCCATAATGTTGTGTAGCTGCAGATGATATTGAAGACTAACACTCAATAAGATCTCGGTTGAAGAAAATCACCAGATCCTACCTAGGTTATATCCTTATTGATGAAATAATTTAATTCTTGGTTTGGTAACTACTTCCTCTCAGATCACCTGTCTCAGTAGTTGCTTTGTTACAGAATCTGGAATTGTCTTTGGCAAATGATTATATGAAAGTGTGTTCTGctaaatcaggccattggtccatccagaTCAGTATTCTCTGCTTTGATTGGCTGccaagatccattgtttatggaAGATAAAAGTCTTTCCCAATCCTTGAAATGAAGATGCCATGGAGTGAACTGAGAACTTCTGTGAGCAAAGAATACACCTCTTATTGAGCCATAGTTGTTTCTCAATGTTGTAGATTATAATTTACTGTATACACTTGATTTTATACAGTGACCTAACTTTATCTCTCTGTGTTAattcttattttctttattttaaggAACATTTTAAACATGGCCAATTCGAAAGTCTCCCTGCTTGGAACAGCCTTGCTTCTTGCCCTTCTTTTTGCTCTAAACTGTTTTGCCAATGCTGCTTCCTTTCAACGTTACCAAAACATCCAGAAAGATCCAGATTACCTAATGAAAAACTTGCAAAGGGTCCCAAGCCCAGATATGATCAAAGCTCTAGAATATATTGAAAACCTTAGAAAACAAACCAGCAATGGAGAAACAAGTCCAGATTACAACTCATATCAAGGTGCCCAGTACATGCTGCAGTCAAAAGAAAGCAAAGACCAGAACTACTTACCAGATAATCTAAGGGAAACTTTGTCAGATGAGGAGTCACAGTGGGTTAAGGCAATGTTGGAAGCTCTAAGGCAAAGAGAAAAGGAATCAAAGGGGGGCCCAAAAGAAAATAAACCATATGGCATGAACTCAGATAGTGTTTTTCTAGATGGAATGACTGATGATTATGATGACCGCTCTTGGGTGGATATGCGACACAAGCATTCTAGGAAGCCACATTCTTATTTTGAAGAAAATTCAAGAGACAGTCCTTATAAACGGACAAACGAGATAGTGGAAGAACAGTACACACCTCAAAGTCTTGCTACTTTAGAATCAGTATTTCAGGAGCTGGGCAAAATGATGAGCCCAAGTAACCCGAAAAAAGAAAAGTTTGAAGAAGAACAGAAATTGTAtgctgatgatgaagaagatgcCTTTAAAGGAAACAACATTGCTTATGAGGATGTGGTTGGTGGAGAGGACTGGAACCCAATAGAGGAAAAAGTGGAAAGTCAAAcccaagaagagataagaaacagtAAAGAAGAAATTGAGAAAAATGAAGAGGAAATTGATGATGAAATGAAGCGATCAGAAATTCTGGATGAAGCTGTGAAAAGCAAGAACAAAGATCAAACATCTGATGATGTTTCAAAGTTGATGGACTATTATTTGAAAAAGATGAGCAGTGATGGAAGTGATATCTTTAGAGTCAAGCAAAGTGAAGACAAGAGAGCAGCCAGACTTTTGAGGAAGCAACTTGATCCTCAGACTATTTATCAGTTAATAGAAATATCAAGGAATTTACAAATTCCACCTGAGGATTTAATAGAGATGGTGAGAGCTGGGGAGAAACATCAGAGTGAAAAGGAACAAGAACCTGAATTTCCAGAAGATATAGATGAGATCCCTGAAATAAATTTAGACAATTcagatatattaaaaaataagatGAACTCTTTAACTGGTTACAGAAAACAACAGCTTAATTTTATGCTGGATAACCTACCAGAAGACCTCAATGTTGAAGATATAATAAACCTTCTAGGAACTGAAAATGTCAATAACCAGAAACCCTCTTATCTTAAAAATCAGTTCAACCAAGAAAATGGTTTGCCAAGAGTGCCCTACATTCCTGGAAGATCTAAAGGACATCAACTTCCCAAAGCTTCTTGGCTTAGCCGTTTGGAAAGGCAGCAAATGGAACAGGACACTCTAAATGAGAAGGAAGAAGACTTAGCAGCCTACGTAGCTAAGATGCTGGCAAAATATCCTGAAGTTATCAATACAGGTCAGGTGAAACAAATTCCACTCACAGTCTCCTCTGAGGATGACTTGCAGGAGGATGACCAGTTTGAACAGGCCATCAAAGAACACTTAAACCAACTGGGATCTCATGAATCGGACAAACTTGGCTCATTCAACAAAAGGCTCTCTATGGCCCAAGAAAATGATGATACACAAAACAGGCCATATATGGATGAGGATGTGCTAGCAAAGGTTCTGGAATTTCTAAACCAGGATAAGTATGAAAAGGGGAGAGAACACATTACTAAAAGGGCGATGGAAAATATGTAATTGTCCAAATATTATTTATCTTCATTGTGTTTACCTCAGTTGTGATTTAATTTTCTTAAACCATTCAGGGGCATGTTCAGACATTACACTTAGCAGCTTCATGCACTTGTGGGATTTCTTCTGGCATCTGCATT is a genomic window of Paroedura picta isolate Pp20150507F chromosome 8, Ppicta_v3.0, whole genome shotgun sequence containing:
- the SCG2 gene encoding secretogranin-2; amino-acid sequence: MANSKVSLLGTALLLALLFALNCFANAASFQRYQNIQKDPDYLMKNLQRVPSPDMIKALEYIENLRKQTSNGETSPDYNSYQGAQYMLQSKESKDQNYLPDNLRETLSDEESQWVKAMLEALRQREKESKGGPKENKPYGMNSDSVFLDGMTDDYDDRSWVDMRHKHSRKPHSYFEENSRDSPYKRTNEIVEEQYTPQSLATLESVFQELGKMMSPSNPKKEKFEEEQKLYADDEEDAFKGNNIAYEDVVGGEDWNPIEEKVESQTQEEIRNSKEEIEKNEEEIDDEMKRSEILDEAVKSKNKDQTSDDVSKLMDYYLKKMSSDGSDIFRVKQSEDKRAARLLRKQLDPQTIYQLIEISRNLQIPPEDLIEMVRAGEKHQSEKEQEPEFPEDIDEIPEINLDNSDILKNKMNSLTGYRKQQLNFMLDNLPEDLNVEDIINLLGTENVNNQKPSYLKNQFNQENGLPRVPYIPGRSKGHQLPKASWLSRLERQQMEQDTLNEKEEDLAAYVAKMLAKYPEVINTGQVKQIPLTVSSEDDLQEDDQFEQAIKEHLNQLGSHESDKLGSFNKRLSMAQENDDTQNRPYMDEDVLAKVLEFLNQDKYEKGREHITKRAMENM